The following are encoded together in the Penicillium digitatum chromosome 3, complete sequence genome:
- a CDS encoding Topisomerase II associated protein (Pat1), putative: MAFFGFDTTLPRGRDSTGAKGFFENPDPFADIARANALGDDDVIDFEDTYDGLGDQLSDDQDEFNDDTFGGVGPDTSVGRDFDFFGKTAQVSDAIGEEQVRFSLQNPNAGRVAPQPTQVPVQPAATQQTTKRSGYEKYSDPGYIPDLQAKSSVWGVSQKKAEPAAALAPSRKMMSLEEVEAQMRFHGHTTATPAAEAFLRSMVEQPQYPPQLQHLQTLPDGFPPVPPEFIQAQMKQGHLPPQIPHPPPGMPDLYGGPGHMQLGGPLHMMQNPNLPPQNMPLPGSRHSGLPQAQRPQQSQQPQQLPQHQPSRASNNGMPVITNPQQLMHLTEEQRNAYLVEDAKRAKRNHKIFLLSRGNGLMTPQDKNFITRIQLQQLVAAAGNVADSDPEAVLAEDFYYQVYSQIRGAPRQHPHQPLGHFAQTYLLQTGNRLGGHRRGNFQSADNHMQRMQQQVQRAVEAAKAKPKNKQLIIEGSLGKISFSNAKAPKPMLNIKRPDSSEGPKPKKQSDLSLSDRKSILTNLEGVYSALMAMEDMERTMPPPPEEGDAEAIQEHMEWRQKLHSLNQKLWRSLKVMEPIVPNSTIPHPFIAFLSYPKGKKAIPRIFRHIDQEQRVTILTMIVVHLDSLDVVRLAQPVPGEAQPSLGMREAIDLFSLAVMPCLLGYVNEAPFNIIIGLLGLVINQTHVQTVARTKVGLGILTMLLSRAEIVKEAGQASEHDWQQWVEKFNVLFDTLELGLSDIFPGSISSGDDMYVWQFLAAVGIGASPEQQQRLVIAVKDRVMETVGYSKTLPADMGSQRLNNVNLFMRAIGLDVELLG; encoded by the exons ATGGCTTTCTTTGGATTTGACACAACCCTGCCTAGGGGGCGTGATAGTACGGGAGCCAAAGGGTTCTTCGAGAACCCAGATCCCTTTGCCGATATTGCTCGAGCTAATGCGCTTGGAGATGACGACGT GATTGATTTCGAGGATACATACGATGGTCTCGGAGACCAGCTTTCCGATGACCAGGACGAGTTCAACGATGACACGTTTGGCGGCGTCGGCCCCGATACATCTGTTGGTAGAGACTTTGATTTCTTTGGAAAAACTGCTCAGGTTTCCGACGCTATTGGCGAGGAGCAAGTTCGGTTTAGTCTACAAAATCCCAATGCAGGTCGAGTCGCTCCCCAACCCACCCAAGTTCCTGTTCAGCCGGCCGCCACCCAGCAGACCACCAAGCGCTCGGGCTATGAGAAGTACTCGGATCCCGGTTATATTCCAGATTTGCAAGCCAAATCTAGTGTCTGGGGTGTTTCGCAGAAGAAAGCCGAACCTGCTGCCGCTCTTGCCCCGAGCCggaagatgatgagcttGGAAGAGGTCGAAGCACAGATGCGTTTTCACGGCCATACTACCGCAACACCAGCAGCGGAAGCCTTTCTGCGATCGATGGTGGAGCAGCCTCAGTATCCACCTCAGCTCCAGCACCTCCAGACGCTTCCTGATGGGTTCCCTCCGGTGCCCCCAGAGTTCATCCAAGCACAGATGAAACAGGGTCACCTACCCCCGCAAATACCGCACCCCCCGCCTGGTATGCCAGACCTCTACGGTGGTCCTGGGCATATGCAACTTGGCGGACCGTTGCATATGATGCAGAACCCCAACCTACCCCCACAAAATATGCCACTTCCTGGCTCGCGCCATAGCGGTTTACCCCAGGCCCAGCGCCCTCAGCAATCCCAGCAGCCTCAGCAACTTCCTCAACATCAGCCTAGCCGGGCCTCCAACAATGGAATGCCGGTGATCACTAATCCGCAGCAACTCATGCATCTCACAGAAGAGCAGCGTAACGCTTATTTGGTGGAGGATGCTAAGCGGGCGAAGCGCAACCACAAGATTTTCCTCCTGTCCCGAGGAAATGGTCTGATGACCCCGCAGGACAAGAATTTCATCACCCGTATTCAGTTGCAACAACTGGTTGCGGCTGCAGGAAATGTCGCAGATTCGGATCCCGAGGCCGTGCTGGCGGAGGACTTCTACTACCAGGTCTACAGCCAGATCCGTGGCGCACCGCGCCAACACCCCCACCAACCCCTAGGTCACTTCGCGCAGACTTATCTGCTCCAGACCGGTAACCGGCTCGGCGGGCATCGTCGGGGCAATTTCCAGAGTGCCGACAACCACATGCAGCGAATGCAGCAGCAGGTCCAGCGTGCTGTAGAGGCGGCCAAGGCCAAGCCCAAGAATAAGCAGCTCATCATTGAGGGCAGCTTGGGCAAGATCTCCTTTAGCAATGCCAAGGCCCCTAAGCCGATGCTGAATATTAAACGCCCTGATAGCTCAGAGGGACCTAAGCCCAAGAAGCAGTCGGATCTCAGCCTCAGTGACCGCAAGTCGATCCTTACAAATCTCGAAGGTGTTTACAGTGCGTTGATGGCAATGGAAGACATGGAGCGCACGATGCCGCCACCCCCCGAGGAAGGTGACGCCGAGGCAATCCAAGAACATATGGAATGGAGACAGAAGCTTCACTCTCTCAACCAAAAGTTGTGGCGGTCATTGAAGGTGATGGAACCTATTGTGCCCAACTCGACGATACCACACCCTTTTATCGCATTCTTGTCATACCCTAAGGGCAAGAAGGCCATTCCTCGCATCTTCCGTCACATTGACCAGGAACAACGTGTCACCATCCTCACCATGATCGTCGTCCACTTGGATAGCCTGGATGTGGTCCGTCTTGCCCAGCCCGTGCCAGGCGAGGCTCAGCCATCGCTCGGTATGCGCGAAGCCATTGATCTGTTCTCGCTGGCCGTCATGCCCTGCCTGTTGGGGTACGTGAACGAGGCGCCCTTCAACATTATTATTGGTCTTTTGGGATTGGTCATCAACCAAACCCATGTGCAGACCGTGGCTCGCACCAAGGTTGGGTTGGGCATTTTGACCATGTTGCTCAGTCGTGCCGAGATCGTTAAGGAGGCCGGTCAGGCTTCCGAGCACGATTGGCAGCAGTGGGTTGAGAAGTTCAATGTGCTGTTTGATACATTGGAACTCGGATTGAGTGACATTTTCCCTGGATCAATCAGCTCCGGTGACGATATGTATGTGTGGCAGTTCCTTGCCGCCGTGGGCATCGGTGCCAGTCCTGAGCAGCAACAGCGTCTGGTTATTGCCGTTAA GGACCGTGTTATGGAAACTGTGGGATACAGTAAGACCCTTCCTGCCGACATGGGTAGCCAGCGCCTGAACAACGTCAATCTTTTCATGCGGGCCATTGGTCTGGATGTTGAGCTCCTCGGATAA
- a CDS encoding Oxidoreductase, short chain dehydrogenase/reductase family, translating to MPIPIIAQAIRDGISSIPYAWTFIRIAPWVLIFAALKYYFEGARNRSERMMRSKVVMVTGGTSGIGAEVARELAIRGAQVILLTRQPPSDLYLSEYIDDLRASTKNPLIYAEQVDLSSLHSIRTFATKWIDNIPPRRLDCVILAGGTSEPSSPRNLTTDGIDPEWQINYLANFHLLSILSPALRAQPAHRDVRIVFATCASYISGKFSDLDSVARGKQMVVKKRTKTSPPLYARPKGVYALSKLALNIFAHSFQRHLNAYERPDGLPPSTRVIVVDPGFTRTPGMRRWLSGGSLWGLALYLLTWPIWWLLFKSPAQGAQSILYAVMEQQYGRSGGGWLIKECRQMDFARADVGNDEVGKKLWEFSEKMIEEAEKESAVLRALEKKEAEVEKAKKEVAEKKGKKTEGSRRSRKAQK from the exons ATGCCCATCCCCATCATTGCCCAGGCTATCCGGGATGGCATTTCGTCCATCCCGTATGCCTGGACATTCATCCGCATAGCTCCATGGGTGCTAATCTTCGCGGCACTGAAATACTATTTCGAAGGAGCCCGCAACCGCTCCGAGCGCATGATGCGATCCAAAGTGGTAATGGTGACG GGTGGAACCTCCGGGATAGGCGCAGAAGTAGCCCGGGAGCTCGCAATTCGCGGCGCTCAAGTTATCCTCCTTACCCGCCAACCACCCTCCGATCTCTACCTCTCCGAATACATCGACGATCTGCGCGCTAGCACCAAAAACCCTCTAATCTACGCCGAACAGGTTGATCTCTCCTCCCTTCACTCAATCCGCACCTTCGCTACAAAATGGATCGACAACATCCCACCCCGCCGACTAGACTGCGTAATCCTCGCCGGCGGCACATCCGAGCCCTCCTCGCCTCGCAATCTAACAACAGATGGCATTGACCCAGAATGGCAAATCAACTACCTGGCAAACTTCCACCTCCTCAGCATCCTCAGTCCGGCGCTCCGCGCACAGCCCGCACACCGCGACGTGCGCATTGTCTTCGCAACGTGCGCGAGCTACATCAGCGGCAAATTCAGTGATTTGGACTCCGTGGCGCGCGGCAAGCAAATGGTGGTAAAGAAGCGCACGAAGACTTCTCCGCCGCTGTACGCGCGGCCCAAAGGCGTTTACGCGCTCAGCAAGCTGGCTTTGAATATCTTTGCGCACTCGTTCCAGCGGCATTTGAATGCTTATGAGCGGCCGGATGGTCTGCCGCCTTCTACGCGGGTGATCGTTGTTGATCCTGGATTCACGCGGACTCCGGGGATGCGGCGGTGGTTGAGTGGTGGGTCACTGTGGGGTCTTGCGTTGTACTTGCTCACGTGGCCTATTTGGTGGCTGTTGTTTAAGTCGCCTGCGCAGGGTGCGCAGAGTATTCTGTATGCGGTTATGGAGCAGCAGTATGGACGGAGTGGGGGTGGATGGTTGATTAAGGAGTGTCGGCAAATGGACTTTGCGCGGGCGGACGTGGGGAATGACGAAGTGGGGAAGAAGCTTTGGGAGTTTAGTGAAAAGATGATTGAGGAGGCGGAGAAAGAGAGTGCTGTTCTGAGGGctttggagaagaaggaggctgAGGTTGAGAAGGCGAAGAAGGAGGTGGCTGagaagaaggggaagaagACTGAAGGATCGAGGAGGAGTCGGAAGGCTCAGAAATAA
- a CDS encoding Alpha-1,2-mannosyltransferase (Kre2), putative translates to MSITIRYARYLLFAVVALAVFFFVSKSSIPMPTTGLTTPTPKTPTYDSVKSQKPQVIGSHYSERVNATFVTLARNSDLWDMVRSIRTVEDRFNHNYNYDWVFLNDEEFDEEFKKLTTALVSGKTHYGVIPEEHWSYPEWIDQDKAKDARQEMDRKKIIYGGSESYRHMCRYESGFFFRHPLMMNFEYYWRVEPSIELYCDVDSDPFRFMKENNKKYSFVISLYEYVATIPTLWDSVKKFTGNHPEYISEGNAMEFISDDGGETYNNCHFWSNFEIGSLEWLRSDAYIDYFTSLDKDGGFFYERWGDAPVHSIAASLMLKKEEIHFWDDIAYYHVPFTHCPSDEKKRLDLRCSCQPKDNFDWKGYSCTKRWFDITKMEKPNGWDKKYD, encoded by the exons ATGTCTATCACTATTCGATATGCGCGCTACTTACTTTTTGCCGTCGTG GCTTTGGCggttttcttcttcgtttCAAAATCCTCCATCCCGATGCCTACCACCGGGTTAACCACTCCTACACCCAAGACCCCCACATACGACTCGGTTAAGTCCCAAAAACCGCAAGTTATCGGCTCACACTATTCCGAACGGGTCAATGCCACTTTTGTCACTCTCGCGCGCAATTCCGACCTTTGGGATATGGTCAGGTCCATTCGAACCGTTGAAGACCGTTTCAACCACAACTACAACTACGACTGGGTGTTCCTGAACGACGAGGAGTTCGACGAGGAGTTCAAGAAATTGACCACCGCACTAGTCTCGGGCAAAACTCATTATGGTGTTATTCCCGAAGAACACTGGTCATACCCAGAGTGGATCGACCAAGATAAGGCCAAAGATGCGCGACAGGAAATGGACCGCAAGAAGATCATTTACGGCGGATCAGAGAGTTACCGCCATATGTGTCGATATGAGTCCGGTTTCTTCTTCCGCCACCCGCTCATGATGAACTTTGAGTACTACTGGCGCGTCGAACCTAGCATTGAGCTCTACTGCGATGTCGACTCCGATCCGTTCCGCTTCATGAAGGAGAACAACAAGAAGTATAGTTTTGTCATCAGTCTCTACGAGTATGTGGCGACCATTCCTACCCTGTGGGATAGCGTGAAGAAGTTCACAGGCAATCACCCCGAGTATATCTCCGAGGGAAATGCTATGGAATTCATCAGCGATGATGGTGGAGAAACCTACAACAACTGCCATTTC TGGTCAAACTTTGAAATTGGCAGCTTGGAGTGGCTGCGATCCGACGCATACATTGACTATTTCACATCTTTGGACAAGGACGGTGGTTTCTTCTATGAGCGATGGGGCGACGCGCCGGTTCACTCTATTGCCGCTTCTCTGATGTTaaagaaagaggaaatcCACTTCTGGGATGATATCGCATACTACCATGTCCCATTCACGCATTGCCCTTCGGATGAAAAGAAACGTCTAGACTTGAGGTGTTCTTGCCAACCAAAAGACAACTTCGACTGGAAAGGTTACTCTT GCACTAAGCGTTGGTTCGATATCACCAAAATGGAAAAGCCAAACGGATGGGACAAAAAATACGACTGA
- a CDS encoding S-adenosyl-methionine-sterol-C-methyltransferase yields MTQTILETPHHPGRSGRGSESDGSLDEIAQEKQNALAATLRHHGKDLDNSASPKRWKSFWTAFRHLAHLTPKQVDDFMASYVIYNLDWSDEKQMTESLGPNYQQKVGDCLKSYYGVLNHLCALGDVEKMYIPPWMNPKSSVLENQILYERSIAQDIGLEPGMTVLDLGCGRGRVAAHMAQHTGAQVTGLNIDPNQVEQATTFNTERGLQNNFVTQDFNDLPLPFDDESFDAFYQIQALSLCQDLPALFREVFRVVKPGSKISLLDWISLPAYDASNPEHAELMRRVKPLIGAVGTPTQEHLEAALRGAGFEVVRSENASIDGLQAPLIDTVDGYFRTLRQAILALVKVHVLPKHFKTLINRLCLDGQAFVKMDRMRLATTSYRIIAQKPKA; encoded by the coding sequence ATGACACAAACAATCTTGGAGACACCACACCACCCCGGGCGCAGTGGACGAGGTTCGGAGAGTGATGGTTCATTAGATGAGATCGCGCAGGAGAAGCAGAATGCGCTGGCGGCAACACTCCGCCATCATGGAAAGGACCTCGACAATTCGGCATCCCCGAAGCGGTGGAAGAGTTTCTGGACGGCTTTCCGACACTTGGCGCACTTGACCCCGAAACAGGTTGACGATTTCATGGCGTCATATGTCATCTATAACCTGGACTGGTCCGACGAAAAACAAATGACCGAATCGCTGGGCCCCAACTACCAACAGAAAGTCGGCGATTGCTTGAAGTCCTATTACGGAGTCCTGAACCACCTGTGCGCACTGGGCGATGTCGAAAAAATGTACATCCCACCATGGATGAACCCCAAATCCAGCGTGCTGGAGAACCAGATACTATACGAGCGGTCAATTGCACAAGACATCGGCCTGGAGCCCGGAATGACGGTGCTGGATCTTGGATGCGGCCGCGGGCGGGTCGCCGCTCACATGGCGCAACACACCGGCGCCCAGGTAACGGGCCTTAATATCGACCCGAACCAGGTCGAGCAGGCGACGACCTTCAACACGGAACGCGGACTCCAGAATAACTTCGTCACGCAAGATTTCAATGACCTTCCTCTCCCCTTCGACGACGAGAGCTTCGACGCGTTCTACCAGATTCAAGCACTGAGTCTGTGCCAGGATCTACCCGCCCTGTTCCGCGAGGTCTTCCGTGTCGTCAAACCCGGTTCAAAGATCTCCCTGTTGGACTGGATCAGCTTGCCGGCTTACGACGCTAGTAATCCGGAACATGCGGAACTCATGCGCCGCGTCAAGCCGCTCATCGGTGCTGTCGGTACACCCACGCAGGAACATCTCGAGGCGGCGTTGAGGGGGGCCGGGTTTGAGGTGGTGCGGTCGGAGAATGCTAGTATCGATGGTCTCCAGGCCCCACTCATCGATACCGTCGATGGGTATTTCCGCACCCTCCGCCAGGCGATCCTTGCACTCGTCAAGGTGCATGTGCTGCCAAAACACTTCAAGACTTTGATAAACCGTCTTTGTTTAGATGGTCAGGCTTTTGTTAAGATGGACCGCATGCGTCTGGCTACGACGAGCTATCGTATTATCGCCCAGAAGCCCAAGGCTTAG
- a CDS encoding Phosphomevalonate kinase, translating into MSPLPSSVTALSAPGKVLLTGGYLVLDRGYTGTVFALDARIHVIVQQLRRGHRRGTSGSGPIVGAEALANLGAEDQDEQDTIVVRSPQFVDAVWEYGVQRCGNGGGVKVIQKGDGPRNPFVETSLSYALTYISYVADSKDFGSLSVTIMADSDYYSETATSKGPASQGRGGRFVNFGVPLFEAHKTGLGSSAALVTALVSALVIHRTMQPEDLGAGRDKLHNLAQAAHCAAQGKVGSGFDVASAVYGSCLYRRFSPSILESLGDVGSAGFEERLFPIVEDSDPEHPWDTECVDFGMQLPRGMQLVLCDVDCGSQTPSMVKKVLEWRNNNRKEADILWGSLQNNNERLRQELKRQAQHPDANPGGDFTDIRTLIQRTRQHIRTLTRRTGVPIEPSVQTELLDSVSEVEGVIGGVVPGAGGYDAIALLIQDDPAVIARLKDHLANWTSRIEDAFGGQIGNVRLLGVQHGSEGAKNEMLEQYAGWV; encoded by the exons ATGTCTCCTTTACCGTCTTCCGTCACGGCACTGTCTGCGCCGGGAAAAGTGCTTTTAACCGGTGGCTATCTTGTTCTAGACCGCGGCTACACGGGCACCGTATTTGCGCTCGACGCCCGCATCCATGTGATTGTTCAACAACTGAGGAGGGGTCACCGCCGCGGGACATCAGGATCTGGGCCCATTGTTGGCGCCGAGGCACTGGCTAACTTGGGTGCCGAGGACCAGGACGAGCAGGACACCATTGTTGTGCGTTCCCCGCAATTTGTTGATGCGGTGTGGGAATATGGTGTGCAGCGATGTGGGAATGGTGGGGGTGTCAAGGTTATCCAGAAGGGAGATGG ACCCCGCAACCCCTTTGTCGAGACCTCTCTCAGCTATGCATTGACTTACATCAGTTACGTTGCTGACTCTAAGGACTTCGGGTCCCTGTCGGTCACCATCATGGCTGATAGCGACTACTACTCGGAAACCGCTACCTCCAAAGGCCCAGCGTCGCAGGGGCGTGGTGGGCGCTTTGTCAATTTCGGTGTTCCTCTTTTCGAAGCCCACAAGACAGGATTGGGCTCTTCGGCTGCTTTGGTTACTGCGCTTGTCTCTGCCTTGGTCATTCACCGCACCATGCAGCCGGAGGACCTCGGTGCTGGTCGGGATAAACTCCACAACCTCGCTCAAGCGGCCCACTGCGCAGCGCAGGGTAAGGTCGGATCTGGATTCGACGTTGCTAGCGCTGTATACGGTTCATGCCTCTACCGACGTTTCTCGCCGTCAATCCTGGAGTCTCTCGGCGATGTAGGCTCGGCTGGGTTTGAGGAGCGCCTGTTCCCCATCGTGGAGGATTCTGATCCCGAGCACCCATGGGACACCGAGTGTGTTGACTTTGGCATGCAGCTCCCCCGTGGGATGCAGCTAGTTCTGTGCGACGTGGACTGTGGTTCGCAGACACCCTCGATGGTCAAGAAGGTTCTCGAATGGCGAAATAATAACCGCAAGGAAGCAGATATTCTCTGGGGTAGCCTCCAAAACAACAACGAGCGATTGCGTCAAGAGCTCAAGCGCCAGGCTCAACATCCCGATGCCAATCCTGGAGGCGACTTTACTGATATTCGTACCCTTATTCAGCGAACACGCCAGCATATTCGCACATTGACCCGCCGGACGGGCGTCCCCATTGAACCGAGTGTACAGACCGAGCTGCTAGACAGTGTTTCAGAGGTCGAAGGTGTCATTGGTGGCGTCGTCCCGGGGGCTGGAGGATATGATGCCATCGCGCTCCTGATCCAGGATGACCCCGCTGTCATTGCACGTCTGAAAGATCATCTTGCGAACTGGACAAGCAGAATCGAAGATGCCTTTGGAGGCCAAATCGGCAATGTGCGACTGCTAGGCGTGCAGCACGGATCCGAAGGTGCGAAAAATGAAATGCTGGAGCAATACGCCGGTTGGGTCTAG
- a CDS encoding NAD-dependent epimerase/dehydratase gives MSAGSVLVAGGTGYIGSFTALALLEAGYKVVVVDNLYNSSREALKRVELICGKKAEFYELDVTDENSFDIVFEAHPDIDSVIHFAALKAVGESGEKPLDYYLVNVYGTINLLRSMVKNNVTNIVFSSSATVYGPTNPYGNTKFAVENAITDVINAQRNNAIKAGNEAEAKKWNGALLRYFNPAGAHPSGIMGEDPQGVPYNLLPLLAQVATGKREKLMVFGDDYASHDGTAIRDYIHILDLADGHIKALKYLRANNPGVRAWNLGTGKGSTVYEMVRAFSNAVGKDQPYEVAPRRAGDVLNLTANPARAHAELGWKAERTLEQACEDLWLWTKNNPQGYREEPPAELLAQLKK, from the exons ATGTCTGCTGGTTCAGTTCTTGTTGCCGG TGGCACGGGCTACATTGGCTCGTTCACTGCCCTCGCCCTCCTCGAGGCTGGTTACAAGGTTGTCGTTGTTGACAACCTGTACAACTCTTCACGTGAGGCTCTCAAGCGTGTTGAGCTAATCTGTGGCAAGAAGGCCGAGTTCTACGAGCTGGATGTCACCGATGAGAACAGCTTCGACATTGTGTTCGAGGCCCACCCCGACATTGACAGTGTTATCCACTTCGCTGCCCTGAAG GCTGTTGGCGAGTCCGGTGAAAAGCCTTTGGACTACTACCTGGTCAATGTCTACGGCACCATCAATCTCCTGCGCTCTATGGTCAAGAACAATGTTACCAACATTGTCTTCTCCAGCTCCGCCACCGTCTATG GCCCCACCAACCCTTACGGCAACACCAAGTTCGCTGTTGAGAACGCCATCACTGACGTGATCAACGCCCAGCGCAACAACGCGATCAAGGCCGGTAACGAGGCCGAGGCCAAGAAGTGGAACGGTGCTCTGCTGCGCTACTTCAACCCCGCCGGTGCTCACCCTAGTGGTATTATGGGCGAGGACCCCCAGGGTGTCCCCTACAACCTTCTCCCTCTGCTCGCCCAGGTTGCCACCGGCAAGCGCGAGAAGTTGATGGTCTTCGGTGATG ACTACGCCTCGCACGACGGCACCGCCATCCGCGATTACATCCACATCCTGGATCTTGCGGACGGCCACATCAAGGCCCTGAAATACCTCCGCGCCAACAACCCTGGTGTCCGCGCCTGGAATTTGGGCACTGGCAAGGGCAGCACCGTCTACGAGATGGTCCGTGCCTTCTCCAACGCCGTCGGAAAGGACCAGCCCTACGAAGTTGCCCCCCGTCGCGCTGGTGACGTCCTTAATCTCACTGCCAACCCCGCCCGCGCTCACGCCGAGCTCGGCTGGAAGGCCGAGCGTACCCTCGAGCAGGCTTGCGAGGATCTCTGGCTCTGGACTAAGAACAACCCCCAGGGCTACCGCGAGGAGCCCCCTGCTGAGCTACTCGCTCAACTGAAGAAGTAA
- a CDS encoding ER glycosyl hydrolase translates to MDEALTLKRTIQSHVNESWGYASEEYSHNPLSSGAYREIRDYRFGQLLESIVFHWYAVSVADYLAGNYPHFKVMLESDANGDDRLLRGEIMTITDIMTTRLRSKSLGSHIVAPLLVLSLMGPRHVRVQEADLGGEILNMCASRLYDFMQKNTDVTQLLTRYWIGDTCGQTMEVSLIGGAFGLGYCSVVLSGNRNAALGMYDEEFTISWTSVVQETTFET, encoded by the exons ATGGACGAGGCTCTCACACTGAAGCG AACTATACAATCACATGTGAATGAGAGCTGGGGATATGCATCGGAGGAGTACTCCCATAACCCTCTATCCTCTGGCGCATATCGAGA AATTCGAGATTACAGATTTGGCCAACTGCTAGAGAGTATAGTTTTCCATTGGTATGCTGTGTCAGTAGCCGATTATCTAGCGGGAAACTACCCACATTTCAAGGTCATGTTGGAAAGTGATGCGAACGGGGATGATCGACTGCTTCGTGGAGAAATCATGACCATCACCGATATCATGACTACTCGTCTGAGGTCCAAGTCGCTGGGCTCGCATATTGTTGCCCCG TTGCTGGTCCTGTCTCTCATGGGTCCTCGTCATGTTCGCGTACAGGAGGCTGATCTTGGCGGAGAGATCCTTAATATGTGCGCTTCTAGGTTGTACGATTTTATGCAAAAGAACACCGATGTCACGCAATTGCTGACGCGGTATTGGATCGGCGACACATGCGGCCAGACTATGGAAGTCTCTTTGATAGGTGGGGCATTTGGTTTAGGATACTGCAGTGTTGTCTTGTCTGGAAATAGAAATGCAGCTCTTGGAATGTATGATGAGGAATTTACCATCTCATGGACGAGCGTCGTTCAGGAAACGACGTTTGAAACTTGA